GTCCCGGCAGACGAGTTTCCGTGCCCAACATCATTGGCATGTCTGAGGACCAGGCACAGCTCGCCCTGGAGAAGCAAGGGCTCGACTGGGGCACGCCCGAGCGCGTCTACTCCGACACGGTCCCGGCCGGCAGCATCGTCTCCTGCCAGCCGAAGGCGGGCCAGAAGGTGGGACTCGGCCAGACCGTCACCGCCACCGTCTCCCGAGGCGTGGAGACCAAGACCGTTCCCGACGTCGTCGGGAAGACCAAGGACCAGGCCACGGCCGCAATCACGGCGGCCGGCCTGACCCCGGGGGACGTCACCGAGGAGTACTCCGCCAGCGTGGAGTCGGGCAAGGTCATCTCCTGCGACCCCAAGGCCGGAAAGGTCATCAAGCACACTGAGAAGGTCTCGCTCGTGGTCTCCAAGGGCAAGGAGCCGGCTACGATCCCCGACGTGACCGGTATGAGCGAGGACGAGGCCAAGAAGGTCCTGGAGGATGCCGGGCTGAAGAAGGGCAAGGTCAGCAAGGGCTACTCCGACTCCGTGGCGAAGGGGAATGTCATCTCCTCCTCCCCCATCGCCGGGGCCTCGGGCTACTACAAGGGTGACTCGGTGGACCTGACCGTCTCCAAGGGGCCGGAGAAAGTGACGGTCCCGGATGTGACCGGCAAGAGCCAGGACGAGGCCAAGAAGGCCCTGGAGGATGCCGGGCTCAAGGTGGAGGTCAACAAGCGCCTGGGCGGTCCCTTCGGGACAGTGCGCTCCACCGACCCCGCGCCGGGCTCCAGAGTCAAGCCCGACTCCAAGGTCACCATCAACATCTTCTGACCAGCGTGGCCCGGTTCCGACTCGCGGACCGGGCCACGTTTCACCGCCCTTGCGGGGCGGGTACTCAGCGGGGGTTCTCAGCCCTTGAGCATCTCGGCGATCTCGAAGGCGACCTCGAGGGACTGCTGGTGGTTGAGGCGCGGGTCGACGAGGGTCTCGTAGTGCTCGGCCAGGCCGGCCTCGTCGATGTGCTCGCCGCCGCCGAGGACCTCGGTGACGTCGTCGCCGGTGAGCTCGACGTGGATGCCGCCCGGGGCGGTGCCCAGGGTGCGGTGCACCTCGAAGAAGCCGCGGATCTCGTCGAGGATCGTCTCGAAGCGGCGGGTCTTGTAGCCGTTGTCCGAGGTGATGGTGTTGCCGTGCATGGGGTCGGCGATCCAGGTGACGGGGCGCCCGTCGGCGCGCACCGCCTCCACCAGTGGCGGCAGGGCCTGGCGGATGCGGTCGGCGCCCATGCGGGTGATGAGGGACAGGCGTCCGGGCAGGCCCTCGGGGTTGAGGCGGTCCATGAGCCGGGAGAGGTCGTCGGGGGACGTGGTGGGGCCGACCTTGACGCCCACGGGGTTGTGGACGCCGGCGAGGATGGCGACGTGGGCGCCGTCGGCCTCCCGGGTGCGCTCCCCCACCCAGAGCATGTGGGCGGAGGTGTCGTAGAGGCGCCCGGAGCGGGAGTCCTCGCGGATCATGGCGTCCTCGTACTCCAGGAGGAGGGCCTCGTGGGCGGCGTAGAAGTCGACCTGGCGCAGGGCCTCGAAGTCCACGCCGGCGGCCTCCATGAAGCGCATGGCCCGGTCGAGCTCCTCGGCGAAGGACTCGAAGCGCTTGTAGGCGGGGTTGGCGGTGAAGCCTCGGTTCCAGGAGTGGACCTCGCGCAGGTCCGCGTAACCACCCATCGTGAAGGCGCGGATGAGGTTGAGTGTGGTGCCCGAGCGCAGGTAGGCGTCCAGCATGCGGGTGGGGTCGGGGATGCGGGCCTCGGGGGTGAACTCGTGGCCGTTGACGGAGTCGCCGCGGAAGGCGGGCAGGGTGACCTCGCCGCGGGTCTCGGTGTCCGAACTGCGGGGCTTGGCGTACTGGCCGGCCATGCGGCCGATCTTGACCACGGGCGTGGAGGCGCCGTAGGTGAGGACCGCAGCCATTTGGAGGATGGTCTGGACCTTGAGACGGATGTTGTCGGCCGTGTTGTGGGTGAAGGACTCGGCGCAGTCCCCGCCCATGAGGACGAAGGCGTCCCCGGTGCTGGCCTGGGCGATGAGGTCGCGCAGGGAGTCGACCTCTCCGGCGAAGACGAGCGGGGGCCGGCGGCGCAGGTCCGCCACCACGTCGGCCAGCGCGGCCTCATCAGGATAGGCGGGCTGCTGGAGGGCGGGCAGGTGACGCCATGCGGGGGCCTGGGCGTCCGTGCGGGCGGCGGAGAGCTCGTTCATCACGCCCGTCAGCATAGGCCAGTCGGGAGATTGCCCGGGTTCGGCGCCGCATCGCGAAACACGGGGGTTGGGAAACGAATTCTGTCACTGTGGGCGACTTTTAGGGCTGCAGCAGAGCCCGCACGGACCGGTTGCAACGCTGTGACCTGCACGGAGGCGAAGGCCTCCGTTCCAGGAGCGCAGCAG
This region of Actinomyces oris genomic DNA includes:
- a CDS encoding class II 3-deoxy-7-phosphoheptulonate synthase; this encodes MNELSAARTDAQAPAWRHLPALQQPAYPDEAALADVVADLRRRPPLVFAGEVDSLRDLIAQASTGDAFVLMGGDCAESFTHNTADNIRLKVQTILQMAAVLTYGASTPVVKIGRMAGQYAKPRSSDTETRGEVTLPAFRGDSVNGHEFTPEARIPDPTRMLDAYLRSGTTLNLIRAFTMGGYADLREVHSWNRGFTANPAYKRFESFAEELDRAMRFMEAAGVDFEALRQVDFYAAHEALLLEYEDAMIREDSRSGRLYDTSAHMLWVGERTREADGAHVAILAGVHNPVGVKVGPTTSPDDLSRLMDRLNPEGLPGRLSLITRMGADRIRQALPPLVEAVRADGRPVTWIADPMHGNTITSDNGYKTRRFETILDEIRGFFEVHRTLGTAPGGIHVELTGDDVTEVLGGGEHIDEAGLAEHYETLVDPRLNHQQSLEVAFEIAEMLKG